In one window of Henckelia pumila isolate YLH828 chromosome 1, ASM3356847v2, whole genome shotgun sequence DNA:
- the LOC140869420 gene encoding uncharacterized protein, translating to MASHEQTSPGDHQQGRNITIPMEQLESYVQDMIQKSLIAAKQPQSKDITVEEERNRGNPNPNAQVREGEEEESSWMHSIQPSMANELHELRRKVQKLEEGGSKMAWPIKIPGCPFSQEVIEEPLPLNYKSAKIREYDGSTDPEEHLAQFENVAMLHCYGDKIKCKVFLTTLVDSAQRWFEKLEPQSVRSFAEFKQVFLQHFGSSKRYKKTAYSLFEAKQSGEESLRTYIKRFNKITLEVPTCAQETKITAFTQGLREGEFFKSLVKKAPRTFEDLLARAKKYINMEEAQRQKKVVTRREGGQEQGRSRESHDPMGRLSRYAPHRGTRDRAVHVCEEGVATQTPVSREKLWNYCALHQECTHDTSECRTLQQRHQLPYVRDGKPVPKKPRSVPWFRGSQTLVSPRDVTSSQEKGKQEMDHAKKDKTSRDGPAKGIINMISGGSTDRDSNRARKAWSRRESLGMEEGRQGSEPIITFGSQDLKGVNLPHNDALLIQAQIANYDVRRVFVDSGSSVNVLFQEAFEQMDLHGYELSPVKTALYGFAGHTVQPQGEMLLPITLGSGDEKRTVMTRFTLVEAPSSYNVILGRPAMNSFKAVALAYHQKIKFPVGDKVGEVRGDQPSSRKCYAETVKVDYM from the coding sequence ATGGCTTCTCATGAGCAAACATCACCTGGAGACCACCAGCAAGGCCGGAACATTACCATTCCTATGGAGCAGCTCGAATCATATGTTCAGGATATGATACAGAAGTCGTTGATAGCTGCAAAGCAACCACAATCAAAGGACATAACAGTGGAGGAAGAAAGGAACCGGGGTAATCCAAACCCTAATGCCCAAGTTAgagaaggagaagaagaagaaagctctTGGATGCACTCAATACAGCCTTCTATGGCGAATGAGTTGCATGAACTTAGGAGAAAAGTACAGAAGTTGGAAGAAGGGGGTTCCAAAATGGCTTGGCCTATCAAGATTCCGGGTTGCCCTTTTTCGCAGGAGGTGATAGAGGAACCCTTGCCATTAAATTACAAGTCGGCAAAAATTCGGGAGTATGATGGGAGCACGGACCCAGAGGAGCACCTGGCTCAGTTTGAGAATGTAGCTATGTTACATTGCTATGGGGATAAGATCAAGTGCAAAGTCTTCTTAACCACTTTGGTGGATTCTGCCCAAAGATGGTTTGAGAAGTTGGAGCCCCAAAGTGTTCGATCCTTTGCAGAATTCAAGCAAGTGTTTTTGCAGCACTTCGGCAGTAGCAAGAGGTATAAAAAAACTGCCTATAGCCTATTTGAAGCAAAACAGTCAGGAGAGGAGTCTCTACGAACCTATATCAAAAGGTTCAACAAGATCACTTTGGAGGTCCCGACCTGTGCCCAGGAGACCAAGATCACGGCCTTCACTCAAGGTCTTCGGGAAGGGGAATTTTTCAAATCACTAGTGAAGAAAGCACCCCGGACTTTCGAAGATTTGCTGGCTCGGGCTAAAAAATACATTAACATGGAGGAAGCTCAGAGGCAGAAGAAGGTGGTAACCCGGCGGGAGGGAGGCCAGGAACAAGGACGAAGTAGAGAAAGCCATGATCCCATGGGGCGGTTATCCCGGTATGCTCCGCACCGAGGGACCCGAGATAGGGCTGTTCACGTGTGCGAAGAGGGAGTTGCGACCCAGACCCCTGTTTCTAGGGAGAAGCTCTGGAATTACTGTGCACTTCATCAAGAGTGCACTCATGACACCAGTGAATGCCGAACTCTGCAGCAGAGACATCAGCTACCTTATGTTAGAGATGGTAAGCCTGTTCCGAAAAAGCCCCGAAGTGTGCCTTGGTTTCGGGGGTCACAGACACTGGTTTCTCCCCGGGATGTCACCAGTTCTCAGGAAAAAGGGAAACAAGAAATGGATCATGCAAAAAAGGACAAGACATCAAGAGATGGGCCAGCCAAAGGTATCattaacatgatatcaggaggatctactgaCAGAGATTCGAACCGGGCTAGGAAGGCCTGGAGTCGGAGGGAAAGTTTAGGGATGGAGGAAGGGCGACAGGGTTCAGAGCCAATCATCACATTCGGATCCCAAGACCTGAAAGGAGTAAACTTACCACATAATGACGCCTTGCTTATACAAGCTCAGATCGCCAATTATGATGTTCGAAGGGTGTTTGTCGACTCGGGAAGCTCAGTAAACGTCCTTTTTCAAGAAGCATTCGAGCAGATGGATCTGCATGGCTATGAGCTGAGCCCGGTAAAAACTGCCTTATATGGTTTTGCAGGGCACACCGTTCAACCCCAAGGGGAAATGTTGCTGCCCATAACCTTAGGGTCAGGAGATGAGAAGAGGACGGTCATGACAAGATTCACATTAGTAGAAGCACCATCTTCTTATAATGTCATCTTGGGGAGGCCGGCTATGAATTCTTTCAAAGCCGTGGCCTTAGCTTACCATCAAAAGATAAAATTCCCAGTGGGAGATAAGGTCGGAGAAGTCCGAGGAGATCAACCTTCTTCCCGAAAATGCTATGCCGAGACAGTGAAGGTAGAttacatgtag